The following is a genomic window from Bacteroidales bacterium.
CGGAGCTTTCAGGATTCAACAGTGATATTACAGGTATAAGGGTTTCATTGAGTTCATACTTAAATAAGGATCTTAAAAATGCACTGGTATTTGGAACTGGAGGCAGCTCAAAGGCTGTCTGTTTCGTACTAAGAAAGATGGGGATAAAGGTGATCACTGTTTCACGCACCAGGAGCACAGACTCAGTCTCATATTCCGATATCGATTCTGCTTTAATTAGGAAATCCGGATTAATTGTGAATACCACTCCTCTTGGAATGTATCCCAATGTTGAAACATTCCCTGAGATTGATTATAGGTTGTTGGGAAAGGACCATATTTTGTTTGATCTTGTTTATAATCCGGAAATAACAGCATTTCTCAGAAAGGGATCAGAGAGGGGATGTTCTGTTATCAGTGGTTTGAAGATGCTTCAGTCGCAGGCAGAAAAATCGTGGGAGATTTGGAATGACACTAACCTTTAGTACTTCAATTATTATGTGTTTTTATTAATTTTAGGAAGTGTAAAGAAAAATTCAGATCCGGCTCCCTTCTCAGATACAATCCAGATTTTTCCTCCCATTTTTTCAATAAGTTTTTTGGAAATAGACAATCCTATACCCATACCTCCGAATTTTCTGGAATGTGTATCATCAAGCTGTCTGAAGGTATTGAAAATAACTTCATGATCCTTCTTATCTATACCAATACCAGTATCTCTGACATAGAATTGTAGCATATTTTCCTGCTGATTTTCGGGCTTTGAAAACCCAAATTCGATATATCCCTGGTCAGTGAATTTCAGCGCATTTCGAAGAAGATTTATCAACACCTGTTTTACTTTACGGCCATCAGTAATAATATATTTGTAATCAGGCATATAAGTGAGGTTCAGATTCAGGTTTATTCCAGTTTTTTCTTCTTTCAGGATTTCACCGTGAATGATGTCTTTCACTTCATTCATGATAGCAACTATATCAGTCTTTTCATTATGGATTTTGATCTGACCAGTCTCAATTATTGCAGTATCGAAAATATCTTCAACCAGGCTTAGCAGGTGCTGACCACTCCTGTAGATGATATTTGAATTGGTAACAGTCTCTTCATCAGTACTTGTTTCGGCTATAAGATTTGAAAAGCCCATAATTGCGTTCAGAGGTGTCCTTAATTCATGTGAGATATTTGCAAGAAAGGCAGATTTAAGCCTATCGCTTTCTTCTGCTTTTTCTTTTGCAGCAATTAGTTCAGTCTGTGCCTTTTTTTTATCTGTTATATCATTTGAAACAGTAAGAATACCAGGTTGTCCGTCGGGGAGCAAAATCATAGTCTCGTAAATGGAGACTACACATGTTGTGCCATCTTTCCTGAAATTGCTGACTTCATGTTTAAGTGTCTTACCCGAGAGGATATTCTGGATATTTTGTTCAATTTCACCATTATTCTCAGGTGCTGCAAAAAGTCTGATATTGTTGCCTATGACCTCTTCCCTTGAGTAGCCAAGTGTCTCGCAAAAGGCAGAATTAACTTCGATTATGGTTCCATTCTTATCAATAAGGATTATTCCGGCAGGAGACAATTCAAAAATGACTCTGAACCTTTTTTCACTTTCACTGATAACTTTCTCCAGTGCTTTTCTTTTTTTCTCTTCCATTAGCACTGCACTTGCTTTGAATGAAAGGTAGAAGAAAGTAAGAATAACGACTGCTATAATTAATGAGATAATGTACAATCTGTTTCTAAAAGATTTTAATGTTCTATAAATCTCTTTCTCTGGAGTAGATATTAAAATAGTCCAGAATGTATTGCCCAGTGAAACTCTGTAAAAAGCTATAAGGGTGCTAACTTCCTTATTATCCCTGTCAGAATAGGATTTTATACTGCATACCGCAGTTCCTTCTGATTCGTTTTTTGTTCTTTTTATTAAATAAGTTAAGTCCTGAGAATCTTCAAATAGTTCAGACGCCATTTTGCCTGTTACCTCTTCATCCGGATGATAAAGAGTAACTTCTTTTTCACTGATAAGCCAGCCAAAACCTGTATCTTTTGTTTTTATATTCTCAATATAACGTCTGCCAAGTTTTTCCAGAGGAATAAGTATTGCAATGCTTCCTTTATATATACTGTCTTTGATTATTGGTATGTGATAAGCAATAGCCTCAAATCCCTGTACAGCTGTGAATACATCACTCACAGTAGGCTTTTGTGTATGCATAATCTCCTTTATATGCGACTGACCCGAAATATCCTGATTTAAGGCTGAGTTATTATATGGGAAGGTATACCTGAGTATCCCTTTTGAATCGACAATAGTAATTGCTTCTATTTGATCGGAATGGCTTAAATAAAATGCCTCAAGCAGTCTTCTTCCCTGATCGTTTAAATCAGCAATATAATTCAGATCAGATAAAAACAGAAGCTCACGCTGATAGTAAATAAAGAAGCCTTCAATACCTCTTGATGCCTGTTTTGCGAGTGCAAATTGCTCAGCATTAAATTCCTTCAGGCTGCTTTGTTTTACATCTCTATAGGCTGAATAGAAGAGACTGGCAAAGAATACACATAACAGAGGTATAAGCAGAATCTTTACTAATGGTCTCATTTTTAATACATTGATAAAAGATATTCTTTAGTATCAATAATCAAATATCGCAATTTTAAACGATCTTATTAAAAACTACTGCTAAAAAGAATTCTGCTGATCTTTTCTTAAAGACCTGAAATCATAGAAAAAAGATGGTGGATTAAATTAGCCGTCAATAGTTCTTCTGGCACCTTTTCTTCTGGTCCAGTATCTAGGATCACAGTTAACACACTCCTGTTTCCAGTATCCGGGAGTCACATATGTACCTTCTTTTGTTTTGAGCTGTTTCTCATAAATTGCAAATACCGGATTAAACAACAAGTCAGTAACTCCGATGGTATATTTTTTTTCTGCGTCAGGATTTTCTGTTGCCTCCTGCATATCTTTTACTTCCAGATTATTAAATGACAGGAGGTCGCTCAGAAACGCAACCCTCTCAAGTGTTGCCCCCGATTCAACAATGGTGCATCTTACACCATCAATCTCGGCTATTATATGTTTTGCATTATTTATTGCCATAATTTTAAAATTTTTAGTCAGTCATTGCGAGCGCAGTGAAGCAATCCTTATACCCCAAAACTCAAATTTCTGATCATTTCAAACAAAATACTTGCAAAGCCTGTAATAACCATACCGGCCACACATATTCCAAGTGCAAACCTGGTGGGGAAGTCAGTTCTGAATTTTTCAATCGGACTATCACTCTTATTAATAAACATTGCCTTAACCACCAGAAGATAATAGTATAATGATATAATAGTATTAAGTACAGCAATCAATACCAGCAGGTAATACCCTTTTTCAGCTGCAGCGGTGAACAGGAAGAACTTACCAAAAAATCCTGCAACAGGAGGTATCCCTGCAAGTGAAAACAATGCAAGCGTCATTATAAGGCTTAAACCGGGATTAGTCTTATACAGACCATTGTATTCATCGATATTCTCTTTTCCTGTTTGATTTGAGATTGCAATTGCAACTCCAAAAGCTCCAAGATTGGAAAATATATATACCAGTACATAATATATCACTGATGCCATTCCAAGTTGATTTCCGCCAATAAAACCCAGAAGTATATAACCAGCCTGTGAAATACTTGAAAATGCAAGGAATCTCTTTATATTTTGCTGACGTATGGCAAAAAGGTTACCAATTGTCATTGTAAGTATTGCCGTTACATATATTGTCTTTTGCCATGTTAGCATGATAACAGGAAATACAGTATATAAAAGGATCATAAGTATGAAGACTGCAGCACCCTTGGAAATAACAGAAAGGTATGAAGTAATATTAATTGGCGACCCTTCATATACATCGGCTGTCCATAGATGAAATGGCACGATGGAGATTTTAAAAGCCATCCCTGCAAAGAAGAAGATGAATCCCAGAATCTGGAGATTTGCGTTTACAAAAAGTGCAGCAACCTCTGAAAAATAGAAAGTCCCGGTTGTACCGTAAATCATTGATAATCCGTATAACAGGATCCCTGATGACAAAGCTGATGAAAGGATCAGCTTTATACCCGCTTCTGCTGATTTGTTTTTGTAACGGTCGAAAGCCGCAAGAGCAGCAATTGGAATTGTTGCAAGTTCAATACCGATATAGAACATTAGGAAATGACCTGAGGAGATCATAAAATTCATCCCTATAAGAGTCGAAATCAACAGGATATAGTACTCGCTGATTTTTTCAGAGTTCTCCTGTTTATTCAGCCATGTAACAGATTGTACAAATACCAGGAATGCACCGATGTTGAGGATATTCTTCATCAGCAGGGTTGTGCCTGAAGAAATATACATTCCTCCGAAAAGGCTGCCCGTTGGTGAAGGTATAAAACCGGCAAGCGTAATGATGCCGAAAATGATAATGGAGAAGAGACTGATGCCTTTCTTCTTATCAGGATTACCGAAGATCTCTGCAATCAGTACCAGAAGAGCGGCAACTATCAGCAGCAGTTCATGGCGCATTACTAAAAAGGTTCCTAAGCTCATATTCTTGTATTATTCAAAATTCTTAAAGTCAAAAAGGATTAAGTGCTACTATCTTGTCAACAATAGGCTGAAGACTGGTTCCGATCATTGTTGATAACCAGAATGGTGCCAGACCAATGGCGGCAACAGACCCGATCAGAGTTACCACTGATACCTTCTCAAACCATTTTGCGTCGGTAAGATGTTCATGGTGTTCATTTGTGGTGGGGCCTAATAAAAGAATTGCCACCACCCTCAGGATATACACAGCTGTAATAACTATCGAGGAAACAGCCAGAATGGTAACGATTCTGTAGAATAGTTCGGGATGCTGGAAAGCCCCTACGAAAATTGTCATCTCAGCAACGAATCCGCTTAAGCCCGGAAGACCTAATGAAGCAAGGCCTGCAATTACATAACATACTGATAAAAATGGAATAACCTTCATAAGTCCGCCCATTTCATTTATCATCCTTGTGTGAGTCCTTCCGTAAAGCATTCCAATAAGAGCAAAGAAAAGTGCTGTCATGAGTCCGTGTGAGATCATCTGTATAATTGCACCATTCATTGCAGTCTGATTCATCATAAGCACTGCAAATAACACTAGTCCGCAATGACTTACTGATGAGTATGCATTGATATATTTCAAATCTTTCTGTGCTATGGCTCCGAAAGCTCCGTAAACAACACTTATTGATGTAAGGATTATAAATATCCACGATAGCTCCTTGGCTGCTTCCGGCATAAGGAAAATTGCTACCCTGAATGCTCCATAACCTCCCAGTTTCATAAGTACTCCTGCATGGAGCATTGAAACAGCAGTGGGAGCAGAGGCATGTCCGTCAGGTGACCATGTGTGGAAAGGGAAAAGTGCTCCGAGGACTCCAAATCCCACAAAAGTGAGAGGAAAGAATATTCTCTGCGCTGATATTGGCATTGTGATTTTAGAAATCTCTAGAATGTTGAAACTCAACTGCCCCCCATCAGGTGCTGAGTTGAAGTAGATCCCCAGAAGTCCTAATAAAAGTAAGGCTGAGCCACCCATTAGCATAAGGGTCAGCTTCATTGCCGAATATTCTTTTGGTCCGCTGCCCCAAATTCCAATCAGCAGATACATAGGAATAACTGCCAGCTCATAGAACAGGAACATTGTAAACAGATCGATTGAGATAAAGAATCCGAATACTCCGGTAGCAAGGAGAATAAGAGAGATAAAAAACTCTTTTGTCAGAAATTCAACTTCCCACGATGCAAATATCCCTGCAAATACAACAACTGATGTAAGTGCAATCATTGCAACAGAGATTCCATCAACACCAACAGCGTAGTGAATGTTAAGGCTCTTGAACCATAAGTAATCCGTTACAAACAGCATCTCATCGGTGTTGCCGCCATGACGGGCTGAAAGATACATATATACCAGAACAGCTGCCATTACTAACTGAAGTCCCATTCCAAAAGCTGAAACAAGACGTACCTGACGTGTGTCTTTAAGAAACAGGATAGCAGTAATGGTAAGTACCGGAATTACTACAAACAGTGTTAAAATATCCATATTTAAATCTCTTTATCTTAATAATAAATTATTTCCACAGGTATATGAAAAGTATCGCAAGCATAATCGCTCCTGTAATAAAAACAAATGCATATTTCTGAAGCTGCCCCGATTGAAAATCTCTTATTTTGAAGGAAACAGTCTGGGTTACATTGGCTATTGCATTCATTGTAGCATCTACAATGTGTCTGTCAAACCATGCTACAGGTTCTGATATGTATCTGAAAATGATCTTTTTAGTTACAAAAAGATAAACCTCATCCATATAAAATTTATTATATGCCCATTTGTAGCTGTATTTGAAAGTTGCGGCAAGTTTGTCGGGGATAGCGCTCTCCTTTTTATACATCACGAATGCAATTCCAATACCAAGCAATCCGATCAGAACAGATGGAATTGCAATAATCAGTTCAAGGTGTGTCTCAAATCCTTTACCATCGGATGTAACAAGCTCATTGAATGGAATAAACCCGGTAAACACAGCTGCAATAGCAAGAATAATAAGAGGAATTGTCATTGTCGCCGGAGCCTCATGAGGTGTATGGTGATAATGTGTATCTCTTCCCCAGAAAATACTGAAGTATAACCTGAACATATAGAATGCTGTGAGTCCTGCAACAGCATATTCCACAGCGAATAGAAGTTTATTATGATGAAATGCAGCTGTCAGTATCTCGTCTTTGCTGAAGAACCCTGATAATGGCGGAATACCTGCAATTGTAAGACAGGCAATTAAAAAAGTCATGTGTGTGATAGGCAGGTATTTACGGAGGCCTCCCATTTCGGTCATATGGTTGCTGTGTACGGCATGTATAATTGCGCCGGCGCCAAGGAATAACAATGCTTTGAACATGGCATGTGTGAAGAGGTGAAACATTGAAGCCATGTATCCTAGTCCATCGTGCCCGCCATAGCCCGATACCCCCAAAGCAAGCATCATATATCCAATCTGCGACATTGTTGAATATGCCAGGACTCGTTTTATATCAGTCTGGGTACATGCAATTACAGCTGCAAACAATGATGAAAAGGCACCTACGTAAGCAACAACATTAAGAGCTACCGGAGCAGCAATGGAATATATAGGAAACATCCTGGCAACAAGATATACACCGGCAACAACCATTGTGGCAGCATGAATAAGAGCCGAGACAGGAGTAGGGCCCTCCATAGCATCGGGCAACCAGATATGGAAAGGGAACATTGCTGATTTACCAACACCACCCATGAAAACGAAGATCATTGACCATGTCATTATTGAAAGTCCAAGGAATCCGATGCCTGTTCCCTGACTAATTGCTGATCCAGATGGATCGGTAAGAGTTATAAAATCAAATGTTTTAGTATTGAATGACAATATCAAAATACCAATGAGGAATCCAAGGTCGGCAAACCGGGTAACAATAAAGGCCTTTTTTGAGGCTCTTACAGCGGAAGGTTTCTGGTAATAGAAGCCGATTAAAAGGAAAGAAGAGACACCTACAAGTTCCCAGAAAATATACATCTGGAAAATATTGGTTGCCAGTACAAGTCCGAGCATTGAGAAGCTGAAGAGCGACAGGAATGCAAAGAATCTTTCAAATCCCTTTTCTCCTTTCATATATCCAAGACTGTATATATGAACCATGAAAGAGACAGTAGTTATGACTACAAGCATCATAACTGAAATAGGATCGAGCAGAATCCCTATGTCGATATGAAGTTTATCGGTTAACTGAAGCCATACGGTGTTTGCAGCGGTAATTTTCTGATAAGCATCGTCTATCTTCTCCGTTAAGAAAAAGTATTTGTATGCTGTTATATAGGATAACGCTGTGATAATAGCAAGTCCGGTTGTTCCGATAATTCCGGAAAACTTTGGAAAATATTTGTGTCCGGCTAACCCCAGAAAAATAAACATCAGAAAGGGTAGCAGCAGAATCCAGATTGTATAGTTGAAGTTTATCATATTTACGGTTTCCTGATAGGTATAGTAATCAATATTTCATTTCGTGTACATCTTCAACATTGATGGTAGTGAACCGTCGGTAGATGTTTATAATTATCGCTATTGCCACAGCAGCCTCTGCGGCAGCAACTGCTATTACAAACAGGCTGAAGAACATACCCTCCAATTTATGCGGGAAAAGATATCTGTTAAATGCAAGAAAGTTTATATTAACTGAGTTCAGAATCAGCTCAACCGACATTAAGATAGTTATAAGGTTCCGGCGGGTAAGGAAACCATAGACTCCGGTAAAGAACATTATCGTTGCCAGAATCAAAAAGTATTGTAGTGGAATTCCTGTATTCATATTATTCCTTATTTGTTGTTGGTAAATCACTTCTTTTCGGCCCGCCTTTTTTTGCAACCACAATAGAGGCGATCATAGCAGCAAGAAGAAGAATTGAGATGACTTCAAATGGGAGTACATAACCATCCTTGTCGACTGACAGCAGGCTTAATCCAATCTCTCTCATATCAATTTCTTTTGCTGCTTCAGTAGTTGCTGAGAAGTTATAATCAAGTATTGTTATTATTGACAGGATAGCTCCGGCAATTGCAGCCAGGGCTGAAAACGCTGTCTTTTTCCAGCCGTAAGGTTCAAATTTCTGGCTGATATGACTTGTGAGCAATACTGAGAAAATGATCAGAACAACAATACCCCCGGCATAAAGAGTTAGCTGAACCCCTGCCAGGAACTGGTAGTTAAGCATAAAGTAAAGTCCTGATGTGGAAACCAGAACGAAAAGAAGATAGACTGCAGCCCGAAGTATTCTACGGGTTGTTACTGTCAGCACTGAAAAGACAATTATCATTGCTGAAAACAAAATAAACATAATCTGGTTAGAGGCCATTATTCAACTCCTTTCATTAATTGGGAACCCGGTTTGTTTAATTGTTTTATCAGAAGGGTTCTGTCAAACACTGCATGTTCAAAATCCTGTGAAAAGGCAAGTGCATTTGAGGGGCATGTTTTCACGCATAACGTGCAGAAAGTGCACATGCCAAGCCTGTAGATATGCTTATCAATTATCCTTTTCTTTTTACCATCCTCGGTAACAATAGTCTTTGAAATCACTTCAATAGTACCATTCGGACAGTTTATTTCACAAATTCCGCAACCTGTGCATTTATGTTCATTCTTTTCATTGTGGGGCATAACAACCTCGCCCTTAAAACGGTCGAACATAACCAGATCTTTCCGGTTTTCAGGATATTTTTGTGTCACAATAGCACTGGGTCTGAAGAAGTATGAACCAGTAACCTTCATACCAACCAGCAGTGACTTGACGCCAAAATATATTTCTTTAAAATAATTTATAATACTTCTCATTCAGAGATATATATTTAAGTTATTACAACTAAAAGTGCCAGCCCATTAATACCAGGAAGGCCATAATCAGTACATTGACAAGATTAATCGGCAACAAATATTTCCATTCAAGTGTCAGAAGCTGGTCAATTCTCAAACGCGGAAAAGTCCACTTGAACCACATCATCAGGAATATTACAAAAAATGTTTTTCCTATATACCATACAAATGGCGGAATGAAATCCATTACGTGATTAAATCCCTCCCATGAGCCTACGTGAAAAGGCATCCATCCTCCAAGAAAAACTGTTGCAGCAATTGACGCAACGATAAACATATTCATGTATTCAGCCAGGAAGAAGAAAGCGAATTTGATACCAGAGTATTCAGTATGATATCCTGCTGTTAGTTCTGATTCTGCTTCAGCAAGGTCGAAAGGTCCCCGGTTTGTTTCCGCGGTGCTTGAGATTAGAAACATTATAAAGGCAATAAATGCAGGAATATGTCCTTTAAACAGAAACCATCCGTCTCTCTGGGCCTCAACAATTACTGAAAGCTGCATTGAACCGGCCAGTATTACAATTGTTATAAGTGCAAGACCAACAGATAGTTCATAGCTCACAATCTGAGCTCCGCTTCTCATTGCACCGATCAGCGAGTATTTATTATTGCTCGACCAGCCTGCAATCAAAACACCGATAACACCCATCGATGAGACTGCAATAACATATAGCAATCCGATATTCATGTCAATTGCATGCAGTCCTTTTGCAAATGGGACAGCTGCCAGTGCCATGAAACCAGCGATGATAACTATGAAAGGAGCAAGGTTAAAAAGAAATTTGTCAGCATTTTTTATTGGTATCAACTCAACAAAAAGGAGTTTCACAAGGTCAGCTATTGTCTGGAAGATACCGAAAGGCCCAATCCTGTTAGGCCCAAGCCTGTTCTGCATGAACGCACATACTTTCCTTTCAGCATAGACCAGGAATAGTCCTACAACCGCATAGAAAAGCAGGATCACAACACCAACAATGACCATTTCAGTAACTGTTGTCCAGAATGGCGACATGACATTCTGTAGGCCGGTGTCTATCCCTTTTGTTAAAGATGAAAAGTCATAAAAAACTCTCCACCAGGGCTCTTTTGTTAAAAGAACGGAATTAGTAGCAACAATGTCAAACTGCATATTTTTGTCTTTTATCTTTTTTTTCTGTCTTCTGTCTTCTTCTACCTGTCGATATCCGGTATAACCAGATCCAGCGATCCTCCGATTGCCACAAGATCAGCTATCTTAAATCCTTTGGCAATGTGGTTCAGCACAGAGAGATTCACAAAATTTGGTGACCTGAACTTAACTCTGTAAGGGTTTTTGTTTCCATCACTTATAATATATACACCAAGTTCACCCCTGGCTGTTTCAACCCTTTGATAATACTCGCCTTCAGGCAGTTTAATTACCGGCTTCATCTTAACAGCATATGGCCCTTCGGGAATATTGTCAATAAGCTGTTCGATAATATTCATGGATTCCCACATCTCATCGATCCTGGCAATATATCTGTGATAGGTATCTCCTTCATTAAACAGGATTTCCTTAAATGTTATCCTGTCATATGCACTGTAGGGTTCATGTTTGCGCACATCACATGAAAATCCTGAAGCTCTTCCTGAAGGACCTGTAATACCGTATGATATAGCATCTTCGAGCGACAGGTTGCCAATTCCTTTACTTCTTTCGTGGAATATAACATTGCCTGACAATAACTGATCATATTCAGGTAATTTTGTCCTGAAATATTTTATGAATTCTTTTACCTTTTGCTGAAAGTCAGGATGGATATCATACATTAAACCTCCCGGACAGTTATAACTGACAATCATACGGCTTCCGCAAGTCTGTTCCCAGATATCAAGAATCTTTTCCCTGTCGCGCAGACCGTAAAAAAAGCATGTCAGGCCACCAAGGTCCATTCCGAAAGATGCCCACCAGAGCTGATGCGACTGTATACGGGTAAGTTCCGACATGATAGTGCGGATAACTTTTACCCTTTCAGGGATGTCAACTTCAAGTGCCTTTTCAACATTCAGACATACAGCTTCATTATTAATATGAGCTGAGAGGTAATCCATTCTGTCGGTAAGATGTATAATCTGAGGGTAGGTGATACTCTCGCACATCTTCTCTATACCTCTGTGTATATATCCTATATGAGGCTGAACACTTTTTACCATTTCACCTTTCAACGAAACTACTAGCCTTAACACTCCATGTGTTGAGGGATGCTGAGGACCCATGTTGATTACATATTCCTGCTGCTCGTCGGCTGTAATATTTTTTACCTTTTCTTCCATCATCTACTTGGTAACAATGTTAATATCATCAACATAGTCCTTACGTAATGGGAATCCCCATGAACTGTCAAGGAATAGTCTTCTCAGGTCAGGATGATTGGTAAACTTAATACCAAGCAGGTCAAATACCTCTCTTTCAAGAAAATCTGCAGTTTTCCAGATATCAGAAACAGAATCAAACTTAGGGTCTGTTCTGTCGGAAGTTCTTGATTTAATTACAATAGAGTGGTTGAGAACTGTTGATCTTAGATGGTATACAACACCAAGGTCCTGACCGTAATCAACACCTGTAATACAAACTAAAAAGTCAAAAAGCAGTTCCTTATTCTCGCGAAGGTTTTTAGCCACCGTATATAAACTATCTGGTGTTACATTTACCTCTGTGAATTGCTTGCCTTCGCTGATCTCAAGATCAGGATGGTTTTTCTTTAAAAATTCTCCTAATTGTATTTTATCCATTGAATATCAGATTTCTGAGATTATGGTCAGACTAAATTGAATCGTGTGAAGCATTTCTTTTCCTTCTGGATTTAATAGATTCGGTTTCAATTTTACGCTGAAGCTGCATCATACCATATAATAATGCTTCAGGGCGGGGAGGACAACCAGGTACATATACATCTACCGGAATAATATGCTCGACACCTTTTACTACGCAATATGAGTTAAGGAAAAAAGGACCTCCCGATATTGCACATGCACCCATTGCAATTACATACTTTGGTTCAGACATCTGATCGTAAAGTCGTTTCAGTACAGGGGCCATCTTATTAACGATTGTTCCGGCAACCACAATAACATCAGCCTGCCGGGGGCTGGCTCTGTAGACTTCCATGCCGAATCTGGCAAAGTCGTGACGCGGAGCTCCGGCAGCCATCATCTCAATTCCGCAACAACTTGTAGCGAAGGTAAGCGGCCATAGGGAGTTCTTTCTTCCCCAGTTTATCACATCATCAATTGTGGTCAGAAATACATTTGAATCCAGTTCCTTAAGAAGATCAAGGGTTTCATTATCCTTGAATTCCTCTCTTTTCATTCCTTTTATTCCCATATAAGAGCATGTTTTTTCCAGGCGTATAATAATCCAAGGCCCAGAATGAAAAAGAATATCACAATTTCAATAAAAGCAGTCATCCCAACCTCTTTCATTACAACTGCCCATGGAAACACCAGAACAGTTTCCACATCGAATACAAGAAAGAGAATGGCGAACAGGTAGTATCCGACATTAAACTGAAGCCATGTAACGCCCTCGGTTGGAATACCGCATTCGTATGGATCAAATTTTTGTGGATTTATTGATTTAGGAGCTACTATACCTGAAAAAATAAGTACAAGTCCAACAAATATAGCCCCGACAAGGAAAAATAAAATTAACCATTCATTACTCATAGATCATGGTATTTGGGTTATTGAAAGCCGCACAAACTTATTATAAAAATTGATTATTGTGAAATAATTAACAGCTTATAAAAGTGATAATTATCACAT
Proteins encoded in this region:
- the nuoL gene encoding NADH-quinone oxidoreductase subunit L: MINFNYTIWILLLPFLMFIFLGLAGHKYFPKFSGIIGTTGLAIITALSYITAYKYFFLTEKIDDAYQKITAANTVWLQLTDKLHIDIGILLDPISVMMLVVITTVSFMVHIYSLGYMKGEKGFERFFAFLSLFSFSMLGLVLATNIFQMYIFWELVGVSSFLLIGFYYQKPSAVRASKKAFIVTRFADLGFLIGILILSFNTKTFDFITLTDPSGSAISQGTGIGFLGLSIMTWSMIFVFMGGVGKSAMFPFHIWLPDAMEGPTPVSALIHAATMVVAGVYLVARMFPIYSIAAPVALNVVAYVGAFSSLFAAVIACTQTDIKRVLAYSTMSQIGYMMLALGVSGYGGHDGLGYMASMFHLFTHAMFKALLFLGAGAIIHAVHSNHMTEMGGLRKYLPITHMTFLIACLTIAGIPPLSGFFSKDEILTAAFHHNKLLFAVEYAVAGLTAFYMFRLYFSIFWGRDTHYHHTPHEAPATMTIPLIILAIAAVFTGFIPFNELVTSDGKGFETHLELIIAIPSVLIGLLGIGIAFVMYKKESAIPDKLAATFKYSYKWAYNKFYMDEVYLFVTKKIIFRYISEPVAWFDRHIVDATMNAIANVTQTVSFKIRDFQSGQLQKYAFVFITGAIMLAILFIYLWK
- a CDS encoding PAS domain S-box protein: MRPLVKILLIPLLCVFFASLFYSAYRDVKQSSLKEFNAEQFALAKQASRGIEGFFIYYQRELLFLSDLNYIADLNDQGRRLLEAFYLSHSDQIEAITIVDSKGILRYTFPYNNSALNQDISGQSHIKEIMHTQKPTVSDVFTAVQGFEAIAYHIPIIKDSIYKGSIAILIPLEKLGRRYIENIKTKDTGFGWLISEKEVTLYHPDEEVTGKMASELFEDSQDLTYLIKRTKNESEGTAVCSIKSYSDRDNKEVSTLIAFYRVSLGNTFWTILISTPEKEIYRTLKSFRNRLYIISLIIAVVILTFFYLSFKASAVLMEEKKRKALEKVISESEKRFRVIFELSPAGIILIDKNGTIIEVNSAFCETLGYSREEVIGNNIRLFAAPENNGEIEQNIQNILSGKTLKHEVSNFRKDGTTCVVSIYETMILLPDGQPGILTVSNDITDKKKAQTELIAAKEKAEESDRLKSAFLANISHELRTPLNAIMGFSNLIAETSTDEETVTNSNIIYRSGQHLLSLVEDIFDTAIIETGQIKIHNEKTDIVAIMNEVKDIIHGEILKEEKTGINLNLNLTYMPDYKYIITDGRKVKQVLINLLRNALKFTDQGYIEFGFSKPENQQENMLQFYVRDTGIGIDKKDHEVIFNTFRQLDDTHSRKFGGMGIGLSISKKLIEKMGGKIWIVSEKGAGSEFFFTLPKINKNT
- a CDS encoding NADH-quinone oxidoreductase subunit M, with the translated sequence MDILTLFVVIPVLTITAILFLKDTRQVRLVSAFGMGLQLVMAAVLVYMYLSARHGGNTDEMLFVTDYLWFKSLNIHYAVGVDGISVAMIALTSVVVFAGIFASWEVEFLTKEFFISLILLATGVFGFFISIDLFTMFLFYELAVIPMYLLIGIWGSGPKEYSAMKLTLMLMGGSALLLLGLLGIYFNSAPDGGQLSFNILEISKITMPISAQRIFFPLTFVGFGVLGALFPFHTWSPDGHASAPTAVSMLHAGVLMKLGGYGAFRVAIFLMPEAAKELSWIFIILTSISVVYGAFGAIAQKDLKYINAYSSVSHCGLVLFAVLMMNQTAMNGAIIQMISHGLMTALFFALIGMLYGRTHTRMINEMGGLMKVIPFLSVCYVIAGLASLGLPGLSGFVAEMTIFVGAFQHPELFYRIVTILAVSSIVITAVYILRVVAILLLGPTTNEHHEHLTDAKWFEKVSVVTLIGSVAAIGLAPFWLSTMIGTSLQPIVDKIVALNPF
- a CDS encoding NADH-quinone oxidoreductase subunit N, whose amino-acid sequence is MRHELLLIVAALLVLIAEIFGNPDKKKGISLFSIIIFGIITLAGFIPSPTGSLFGGMYISSGTTLLMKNILNIGAFLVFVQSVTWLNKQENSEKISEYYILLISTLIGMNFMISSGHFLMFYIGIELATIPIAALAAFDRYKNKSAEAGIKLILSSALSSGILLYGLSMIYGTTGTFYFSEVAALFVNANLQILGFIFFFAGMAFKISIVPFHLWTADVYEGSPINITSYLSVISKGAAVFILMILLYTVFPVIMLTWQKTIYVTAILTMTIGNLFAIRQQNIKRFLAFSSISQAGYILLGFIGGNQLGMASVIYYVLVYIFSNLGAFGVAIAISNQTGKENIDEYNGLYKTNPGLSLIMTLALFSLAGIPPVAGFFGKFFLFTAAAEKGYYLLVLIAVLNTIISLYYYLLVVKAMFINKSDSPIEKFRTDFPTRFALGICVAGMVITGFASILFEMIRNLSFGV
- a CDS encoding shikimate dehydrogenase; this translates as MRKFGLIGYPLGHSFSRKYFTDKFHNEHITDCLYENFPLTDISLIKELLMNEPDLAGFNVTIPYKTEIIKYLTNISPEANEIGAVNVVKISRSGEKTELSGFNSDITGIRVSLSSYLNKDLKNALVFGTGGSSKAVCFVLRKMGIKVITVSRTRSTDSVSYSDIDSALIRKSGLIVNTTPLGMYPNVETFPEIDYRLLGKDHILFDLVYNPEITAFLRKGSERGCSVISGLKMLQSQAEKSWEIWNDTNL